One bacterium genomic window carries:
- a CDS encoding AbrB/MazE/SpoVT family DNA-binding domain-containing protein, translating into MIKGGYMGIVKIREKYQVTIPEDVRTKIACEVGEYVKVEAQGSKIVITPLVVEEKFSKQDITDLEKVLKKQAKGKEMKSEEYKKRLKTL; encoded by the coding sequence ATGATAAAAGGAGGATATATGGGAATAGTTAAAATAAGAGAAAAATATCAAGTAACAATACCCGAAGACGTCAGAACTAAAATTGCTTGCGAGGTGGGCGAGTACGTTAAAGTTGAAGCTCAGGGCTCAAAGATTGTTATTACACCTTTGGTTGTAGAAGAAAAATTTTCCAAACAAGATATAACCGATTTAGAAAAGGTGTTAAAAAAACAAGCAAAAGGTAAGGAAATGAAGTCAGAAGAATATAAAAAACGGCTAAAAACACTATAA
- the cas3 gene encoding CRISPR-associated helicase Cas3' yields MKKENFCEYYAHSLKNQPSKEWHKLDEHLKSVAKKAEEFANFFSSGDWAYLAGLWHDLGKYLTEWQDYLKRATSQEDIVRPSVNHSTVGAVVSLSKFKQFPAGKILSYIVAGHHTGLPDWYQDVSGRGLVNRVFQNNTLDLRELQQIEKISEVKEKIEVSLPQSAPLKISNQEERNGYSEHFHLWIRMLFSCLVDADFLDTESFMSPQQAQERGHYPSLKELSDRFNSFMERKLKNVLDTPINRSRKNIYNQCKEKGNLPSGIYSLTVPTGGGKTLSSMAFALTHAIKYKKKRIIVAIPYTSIIEQNAKVYKYGTDDEKEIKEAKKQKNFLFGEDAVLEHHSNIDPDKETYQNKLAMENWDAPIIVTTNVQLFESLLASKTSLCRKLHNISNSVIILDEAQMLPPEYLKPILSVLQGLVNHFGVTLIICTATQPVFVGNIGRRQARFEGLKDVKEIMENHNELDEVFHRVKISIPDDLTERKEWKDIAEELTEYKQVLCVVNTRQDCGDLHSLMPIETVHLSANMCGEERSEVIFDVKSRLKEGKEIRVISTQLVEAGVDIDFPVVYRALTGIDSIAQSAGRCNREGKLNLKNQLGQVLVFQPPKSSPVGLLRKGEDATKSVFNMGLENWNTELYSKYFKFFYSSINNFDKPKFYDRLIRENNEFNFQFRTFAQDVKLIDDTTHKGIIVWYKGRERGSFELIEYLGKNGPNFKLIRQLQRFVVNVPLRLFDQLAREEYIEEIHGYWVQKCDGLYKPGIGLLSDTTKWNKELFIV; encoded by the coding sequence ATGAAAAAAGAAAACTTTTGCGAATATTATGCCCATAGTTTGAAAAATCAACCATCTAAAGAATGGCATAAACTTGATGAACATTTGAAAAGTGTTGCTAAAAAAGCTGAAGAGTTTGCTAATTTTTTCAGTTCAGGCGATTGGGCATATTTAGCTGGGTTGTGGCACGATTTAGGTAAGTACCTCACTGAATGGCAAGATTATTTAAAGAGGGCTACTTCTCAAGAAGATATTGTTAGACCATCAGTAAATCACAGCACTGTCGGTGCTGTTGTATCTTTGAGCAAATTTAAGCAATTTCCAGCCGGTAAAATATTGTCTTATATTGTAGCAGGTCACCACACAGGTCTTCCCGATTGGTATCAAGATGTTTCAGGCAGAGGTCTTGTTAATAGAGTTTTTCAAAATAATACTCTTGACCTAAGAGAACTACAACAGATAGAAAAAATATCAGAAGTAAAAGAAAAAATAGAAGTTTCTCTCCCACAGTCAGCCCCACTTAAAATCTCAAATCAAGAAGAACGTAATGGTTATAGCGAACACTTCCATTTATGGATACGTATGCTTTTTTCCTGTCTTGTTGATGCCGATTTTCTTGATACAGAATCTTTTATGTCTCCTCAACAGGCACAAGAGAGAGGGCACTATCCTTCATTAAAGGAACTATCTGATAGATTTAACAGTTTTATGGAGAGAAAATTAAAAAATGTCCTTGATACCCCTATAAACCGTAGTCGGAAAAATATTTATAATCAGTGCAAAGAGAAAGGAAACTTACCGTCCGGTATATACTCCCTAACTGTTCCGACAGGAGGAGGGAAAACATTATCTTCTATGGCATTCGCTCTTACTCACGCCATTAAATACAAGAAAAAACGTATAATTGTTGCTATCCCCTATACAAGCATTATTGAGCAGAACGCAAAAGTTTATAAATATGGTACTGATGACGAAAAAGAGATAAAAGAAGCTAAAAAACAGAAAAACTTTTTATTTGGCGAAGATGCTGTTTTAGAGCACCATAGCAACATAGATCCAGACAAAGAAACTTATCAAAATAAATTGGCTATGGAAAATTGGGACGCACCTATTATTGTTACAACAAATGTTCAATTATTTGAATCTTTGCTTGCCAGCAAGACGTCTTTATGCAGAAAACTTCATAATATTTCAAATAGTGTTATTATCCTTGATGAAGCCCAAATGCTTCCACCTGAATATCTCAAACCCATACTATCTGTTTTGCAGGGATTGGTCAACCATTTTGGAGTTACCCTTATAATTTGCACAGCTACGCAGCCCGTATTTGTTGGGAATATAGGGAGGAGGCAGGCACGCTTTGAAGGATTAAAAGATGTTAAAGAAATAATGGAAAACCACAATGAATTAGACGAAGTTTTTCATAGAGTAAAAATTTCTATTCCTGATGATTTAACAGAACGTAAAGAATGGAAAGATATAGCAGAAGAACTTACAGAATATAAACAGGTTCTTTGTGTTGTCAACACTCGACAAGATTGCGGAGATTTACATTCTTTAATGCCTATAGAAACGGTACATCTATCGGCAAATATGTGTGGTGAAGAGCGGAGTGAAGTTATCTTTGATGTTAAAAGCAGATTGAAAGAGGGTAAAGAAATCAGAGTAATCAGTACTCAACTTGTGGAAGCAGGGGTAGATATAGATTTTCCTGTTGTATATAGAGCGTTAACAGGAATAGATTCTATTGCTCAATCTGCAGGAAGGTGTAATAGAGAAGGAAAACTCAACCTTAAAAACCAATTAGGGCAAGTGCTCGTTTTCCAGCCACCAAAATCTTCTCCTGTTGGCTTGCTCAGGAAAGGAGAAGATGCTACAAAAAGTGTTTTTAATATGGGATTAGAAAATTGGAATACTGAATTATACTCTAAATATTTTAAGTTCTTTTATTCAAGTATCAATAATTTTGATAAACCAAAATTTTATGACCGGCTTATACGTGAAAATAACGAATTTAATTTTCAATTCCGAACTTTTGCTCAAGATGTTAAATTGATAGATGATACAACTCATAAAGGAATTATTGTCTGGTATAAAGGAAGAGAGAGGGGTAGTTTTGAGTTGATAGAATATTTGGGAAAAAACGGTCCCAACTTTAAACTGATAAGACAATTACAGAGATTTGTTGTAAACGTGCCATTAAGACTTTTTGATCAACTGGCAAGAGAAGAATATATTGAAGAAATTCACGGTTATTGGGTTCAAAAATGCGATGGTCTTTATAAACCGGGCATAGGATTACTAAGTGATACCACTAAATGGAATAAAGAGTTGTTTATAGTATAA
- the cas5c gene encoding type I-C CRISPR-associated protein Cas5c encodes MNKNFYNKTFTLEIWGDYACFTRPEMKVERVSYDIITPSAARAIFEAIFWKPAIRWNIKKIEVLAPIKWISVKRNEVGALMSTNSKGIFIEDNRQQKSGLFLRDVKYKIYAELEFIPVVQRPEVKNPVPSYLSDAEAKNGNETNEPRKDENPGKYNAIFERRAKRGQCFNRPYLGCREFSCMFRLIDENEEAKTQPINETRDLGFMLYDIDFTNKNSPNILFYRAKMENGVIVVPDRDSKEVLK; translated from the coding sequence ATGAATAAAAATTTTTATAACAAAACTTTTACTTTAGAAATATGGGGAGATTATGCATGTTTTACTCGACCCGAAATGAAAGTGGAGCGAGTAAGTTATGATATTATTACCCCATCAGCAGCTCGTGCTATTTTTGAGGCGATTTTTTGGAAACCGGCTATCAGGTGGAATATAAAAAAAATTGAAGTTTTAGCTCCCATTAAATGGATTTCCGTAAAACGTAATGAGGTTGGTGCACTTATGAGCACTAATTCTAAAGGAATTTTTATAGAAGATAATAGACAACAAAAATCTGGGCTTTTTTTACGAGATGTTAAATATAAAATTTATGCTGAATTGGAGTTTATTCCAGTTGTTCAAAGACCTGAAGTAAAAAATCCTGTGCCTTCCTACTTATCTGATGCTGAAGCAAAAAATGGAAATGAAACCAATGAACCAAGAAAGGATGAAAATCCGGGGAAATATAATGCCATATTTGAAAGACGAGCAAAAAGAGGACAATGTTTTAATCGTCCATATTTGGGATGCAGAGAATTTTCTTGTATGTTTAGGTTAATTGATGAAAATGAAGAAGCAAAAACTCAACCTATAAATGAAACACGTGATTTAGGGTTTATGCTATATGATATTGATTTTACTAATAAAAATTCTCCTAATATACTGTTTTACAGAGCAAAAATGGAAAACGGAGTAATTGTTGTTCCTGATAGGGATAGCAAGGAGGTGTTAAAATGA
- the cas8c gene encoding type I-C CRISPR-associated protein Cas8c/Csd1 — MILQSLYDYYQRNKDNLPTEGFQFQEIKFVIEIDKEGNFLNLRDTREGKKGTIYILPIKEIRTSSMKTNLLWDHYGYILAHPKDSSEKMIEMAKKQQKTFIDRIKNLPDNIKKDEGVNAVILFFEKGNWEEVKNHSNWEDCAKNKGCNLSFQLLGDHCLIPERETIKNYQISIVNKEPETDEEATSSAICLITGNFGPVKRLHTPTPIMGSKSNAILVGCQLDSGFDSYCKKQAFNAPVSSEAEFAYTTALKYLLKSEQNRIFIGDTTVIFWAQKRSTIEFDLEENFKWYLTSDKDDTERGVNAVKNLYKSIDTGNIYQEDDNRFFLLGLTPNSARITVRFWKTGTVAFFAENIKQHFDDFQIIHGPEEYEYLALGQILRATALENKMEKVPSNLSTSVLESILEGIPYPETLLHQCIRRIRAEQKITRTRAAILKAYINRFNRFYKNPKKEVLEMLDVENKEVGYLLGRLFAVLERIQIQSVSRGSKLNKTIRDRFWGVYSTSPRTVMPMLLRLKNHHIGKLEEGSENYFESLIAGIMEGFEPNKIPAHLTLEQQSYLAVGYYHQRQYFYKKKEIKKED, encoded by the coding sequence ATGATTTTACAATCTTTATATGACTATTACCAACGTAATAAAGATAATTTGCCCACAGAAGGTTTTCAATTTCAAGAAATAAAATTTGTAATTGAAATTGATAAAGAAGGTAACTTTCTTAATTTGAGAGATACCAGAGAAGGTAAAAAAGGAACTATCTATATTTTGCCTATAAAAGAAATTCGAACTAGTTCTATGAAGACAAATCTGCTGTGGGACCATTATGGCTATATATTAGCTCACCCAAAAGATTCTTCCGAAAAAATGATTGAAATGGCAAAAAAGCAACAAAAAACCTTTATAGATAGAATAAAAAACCTCCCTGACAATATTAAAAAAGATGAAGGAGTTAATGCAGTAATACTTTTTTTTGAAAAAGGAAATTGGGAGGAGGTTAAAAACCACTCAAATTGGGAAGATTGTGCAAAAAACAAGGGCTGTAATTTATCTTTTCAACTTCTTGGAGATCATTGTCTTATACCTGAAAGAGAAACTATAAAAAATTATCAAATATCTATAGTTAATAAAGAACCAGAAACTGACGAGGAGGCAACCTCTTCGGCCATCTGTTTAATTACAGGAAATTTCGGTCCTGTAAAACGACTACATACTCCAACGCCTATAATGGGCTCAAAAAGCAATGCAATACTTGTTGGGTGCCAGCTGGATTCTGGTTTTGACTCATATTGTAAAAAACAAGCATTTAATGCCCCTGTTAGTTCTGAAGCAGAATTTGCATATACTACTGCTTTAAAATACCTTCTTAAATCAGAGCAGAACCGAATATTTATTGGTGATACAACCGTAATTTTTTGGGCACAAAAGAGATCAACTATAGAATTTGATTTGGAAGAAAATTTTAAATGGTATTTAACATCTGATAAAGATGACACAGAAAGAGGTGTAAATGCAGTAAAAAATCTTTATAAATCTATTGATACAGGGAATATATATCAAGAAGATGATAATCGTTTTTTTCTTTTAGGTCTTACGCCAAATTCTGCTCGTATAACAGTTAGATTTTGGAAGACAGGCACAGTTGCTTTTTTTGCAGAAAACATTAAACAACATTTTGATGATTTTCAAATAATACACGGTCCAGAAGAGTATGAGTATTTAGCTTTAGGACAAATTTTAAGAGCAACAGCTCTTGAAAATAAAATGGAAAAGGTTCCATCCAATCTTTCTACTTCTGTTCTTGAAAGTATTCTTGAGGGCATTCCTTATCCTGAAACATTGCTCCATCAGTGTATTCGTCGCATTCGTGCTGAACAGAAAATTACACGAACTCGTGCAGCTATTCTCAAAGCGTATATTAACAGATTTAATAGGTTCTATAAAAATCCTAAAAAGGAGGTGCTTGAAATGCTTGATGTTGAAAATAAAGAAGTTGGGTATTTGCTCGGACGACTTTTTGCTGTTCTTGAAAGAATACAGATACAATCAGTAAGTAGGGGAAGCAAGTTAAATAAAACAATAAGAGATAGATTTTGGGGAGTATACTCCACCTCTCCTAGAACAGTAATGCCTATGCTTCTTAGATTAAAAAATCATCATATAGGTAAACTTGAAGAAGGGAGTGAAAACTATTTTGAGAGTTTGATAGCAGGTATTATGGAAGGTTTTGAACCTAATAAAATACCTGCTCATCTTACTTTGGAACAACAGTCGTATCTGGCTGTGGGATATTATCATCAAAGGCAGTATTTTTATAAAAAGAAAGAGATAAAGAAAGAAGATTAA